tcccatgcaaagtttagtcatcaaggaagggtcggcctcgcctcggcaaagcccgaccctccctcgggggctaaaaggggggaaccccctctgcgtcgaattttttcctcgaaagatcccttctgccagaatgtctttcgtgctttttgactacttcgaaagtggatcctgaaaacgatggagtacacgtaagcagccaaggctgaccgagccgagggactcctacgcctccgggatatggatacctcactcatcaccttctgcgataagtaactcacgttcggataagtgattccgcggaccgaacaggtcttcacgttcggaagctcttctgccggagcgattcttcgagccttcttgactgcgtcggtgacagaaccccatggacgggtgaaagggaaataggctttaaaccttttcctaaatgattttggtggttgaatgaccaacacaactaattggactaactagtttgctctagatcatatattctacaggtgtcaaagattcaactcaaaaccaataaaaagaacaagacaaggttcaaaagaaaggagcaaagagaaaccgaagtgctccctggcatggcgcaccggactgtccggtgtgccaccggacagtgtccggtgcaccaccggacagtgtccggtgcaccagggaggattgccttcaaactcttcaccttcgggtttctcaggcgcagcccactataattcaccggactgtccggtgcaccaccggacagtgtccggtgctccagagtgaagcggctctgaactggccagcttcgggaaagtgggaggtcgctccgctaaaattcaccggaccgtccggtgtacaccggactgtccggtgtgccagcggagcaacggtcatctgcgcgcaacggtcgactctgcaaagtgtactgtggcggaaccgcccgaattattccaacttaagtgcctaagtcccaccttagaggctagaccacacttaaataggaataaatcgtcagtccctcggatctagtccgacgaggccacttatccaggatcgaataccactagctcacacgaaggtgaggcacagagaaatacaataaaacacaataccacaaatttaataagtatcattagtgattacattatcggagtttcagaaataataaccataaattttaatgcagcggaaataactaacggagaaaaccgagtaacatggcgaagcctggccacgctactcctcctggtcctctcctgcggaagcaataacccacttgactgtctatcccggtggcagggatgaaggccaagtcacaccatcaatcaatcatcctaaggagtacctgcaaaaattatgccacaagcaaggctgagtatactaatactcagctagacttacccggtgtgaggagtctactcctctacctctagacatgcagctgtttggctgtggggtttggttgccaaaagcactagctgagtctaaaaacaagttttagcttttcaagttttagtatgatccttttaaactagatgtgtacctagctaatcatacatggtatcaaacattttaatcaaacaacatcttttgccagtcacctcatttccacttattactcaatgtagcagcatggatcaagcagtctcattagctgcgagaagcagacgattcgaatcgagtttttaaaccttgcaaggtaaacctaaacacacgacatgtaggggcactccgtccccacacatatcaaccgtccccattgattccctggcaacagatcagggctcaccgccttggcgtacaatgcctcactgaccccgactggccgtcgtgcagtgaccgcacttgtacccaccataaccggaatgggagacctcgtctcaggtcgcgtgaggggatatgtctgcgggcaggttcactcaggtactaggcttaccgatttaccatatttctcggtatgtgtttagtacgttcaaacgcttgactcacggtaccacaccttaatccttattccaattttcatctcgtagacaacgcatccccatggatcgttgtctacagaccaccatcattatgatataaaaatggatacaatcaattcctgacctcgcgcgagtgctagaaaaatcactcgacttctaccgagatccctaattagtaaagcagctactcgacctagcatactagtattcatctcaaaaaggaatcctgagttcatgcaactagggtttcagtcaactcctacacttaagtgcacagtacaaacctacaaacattaagtgcagtaaaatagcatatataatggttatgcataaaaccggggcttgcctttaatttaacacttaaataGTGTTTGTTgggtggcactcgcttggcgagcatccactggttatgtccatccttccttgggtcgtccaccgactgcatcttgtgggtggcaccacatcaattgcacggtcgtcacctctcggtcctaaatgagatgcaggatgcatatgtatgaatacaatgaaaaatatcacaagctatataaatacatggtagcaaactaacatttaattgtaagacaccgcaacgactatacgcaagcgctagctattcgtaagttatcggcgttcatcattaacaccattaacaagacgaccacattttatttatttacgcaacacaaatacgatatCACGAGCACAAACATTTACCATGTTCACTTAACTATCCATTAGTTACCTAACCTTATATTAGTTAAGTCTATAAGTTCGTCACGACTTTTCCTTAGTTCTTCTagtgatcacacaaaagcatcccaaacacaagtttaacagaggacCTATGCAACAATGTCGATagactcctatatcacaatcaactacagcaagcaagcacattaatcatgtAACACACGTTAACCTAAGTTTGTCCATTACAATTCTATatccgttaagtgctaactaagcatttttagtcaaAGGGGTGAACTAATAATTAATTGggcacatgcagatttttagtACAGCAGCACCACAGTCACTAgttttaatcatatctcttcaaatattaatccaaaaatagcaaactaggacattccggaaagcttaaaaagtgctctacaacattggtattgtcatcacagcacgtttaaacacttagcaaggtcaaatggtgcaaacacagcagctctgtccagatttggacagatgcagacttgcaacttcaaaaattcacaactgaagattcagacatccaaacaaattgatcctagactttctggaaagctaattaaatgttttacaaattatttataaacatctcaaggtgattcaatatttaactaaggataaacatcactataagactttgctgtccagaactggacagattcagtcttcatatttgaaacattcataacttaagcttcagaccaccaaaaatagtgatccaagactttttggaaagcttggcaaaagcactacatatttTTATAATCcccaagaattgattctatgttaaactgaatcaaacaattcagttttcgaaatctgttctgtcagtggacagaacaccgcaaccaagttgtaaaattcataactcttaaaccgtcaggcctttagttatgaatttttaacacaagcaagataagaaaagcatctacaactttcttataatctacAAGGACTGATTCAAATATCAACTTAAGCAAACAGTGcagtctctgaaatctgtacagaaattggacagattcagttactgaatttgtaaagagcataactcctaaattgtcagacctatggctgtcaaattttaacaccagcaagaaaataaagttatctacgacttttctatagcacatatctacagaaaacacaatttagttcatcaaacatacagcacaactaaaacagtgcgtgcagtctaaaacagcaatcaataaatttcagtttctatataattcaagaatttccttgatctagatacttgaattattctaacactttatcatttgttagagttaacatAATCAAGGgagaactaacaagtagacttactaaattTTTATCCGTATCATTTTGTACGCTAGAATCACCAcacacaattaacaaacacatCCACCACAATAATCGGACCCGGTACATATACATGTATCGATGCGCCCTTCACACACTAATTTGCATTTTAGCTTAGACATCATATGAACACTACTACTTTTTACCCGCGATCATAACCATGCGCAATTGGGCTACAACACGCAATTCATCGTGACCATTAActtaactaaagtcatctaacaagttgattaacctgagcaacaacctaggcCGCTATACAACATACTCGTCGGCTAGCCTATTATTATCGAAATCTGAGACACAACATATGCCACAACATTTATATAAACATACATATTCACATGTATTTTCACACATCCACCAAATCATATGACCCGTAAACCACTATTCTCTAACTCGAAACCATCATGTGCTTACTTCCCAATTCATGAACACATACCGCGTATTGACCCTACTCAAGatatagaggaagcgatgactactttggcatgtcaccacctctctatataagccaaaacaatttctactatcgACTAAAAGTTCTAAGTATTAATCACATTATTACTTTACACGCGCAAATAAACCTCAACTTAACACCagtgacaccgatggatttttactaaactcatcatgcGCATAACCATTTAATCTTTAATTGGTACTAAGGTATATTTCAATATTCCAAGAGACATGCAagcttttgtttacttctaatttcatTAACTCTTCtttataattataaaatgggtgttattttagcaccatacAAAAGTAcctaatttggggctggaatttttatgaggcaaaGGTAATAAGAATTTATggctaatgtataaatttcacatgcccaggttttatattttatttaatacaaaaataataaattgtcaatgcaataaagcatgtgagagcaagttaaatctaaaactaattattttctgtagaTGCATTACCATATtgagttttcttaggctactataataccaTGCAAGGACAGTAgaacaccattttacatttttgcatctatacattatttttaaatcatttaaaactacttaaggtgcattaaacaagttaaatcactaacttaatcatacatgcacaacaattcatgaaatatttaccagtcaccaagcatcacaccacgagtctactgtaaaaatttgaatccatttggagcacaagagctacagatctaaaaataacaagcaaaacaaccatgtttttcctatttaacatgtttaaattaacacaccaagaaaacagtgaacaacctacaagttttatatttttcttagatgaagtatgacaacatctaactaacaaaacaggtttcatcatttttggaattTTGTAATTAAAACGATGGAGAGAtgcaagttcgtttattctctaaaccagtttttaaatacgaatttctacagaaaaacttttccactaaaacataccaacatatagatccaatagttagagcatttcataaggaagacaacaaaacaagtttcacgaTTTTAGGGGTTACCAAACTCAAGATATGAATTTTTAAAGAAAGGACAAAGGTCTGAAACTTTCAGCAATCTTACCCATGGCCTTGGGCCCACACGTCATTGGCACACACGGTTCTTCTTCCACCTCACGTAGAGCAGCAGCAGGGGCGAGGACCTGGGCGTCCATGGCCAGAGCGCCGAGCACCGAGGCTTGGGGAAGCCGCGCTTGCCACGGAGAGGGAGTAGCCATGGAGGGCAACTCGGAGATGGTGCCCTGGCCGCTGCCGTGCACTAGGGACAGAGGAGCAGGGAGAACGACGGCTAGTTGGGGGAGCTCGGCCATGGGAAATGGCGCCTGCGCCATGGCTGGAGAGCACCTGCTCAAGGCCGGACCCGAGGAGGTATCGCTGGGGAAGCACCGGCTGGAGCAGGCAAAAGCGTGGAGGggaagggagagagaggtgggctGCCATTTTTAAAGAGGTGCTGGCGGCAGCCATTGGTGGACATGGGCGGCTGCTGCAGAGCACCAGTCTGCACAGAGGCAGAAAGAAGCACGCATTGGACAGACGTTTTTGTCATTTTCTGTTTGGATTC
This portion of the Zea mays cultivar B73 chromosome 2, Zm-B73-REFERENCE-NAM-5.0, whole genome shotgun sequence genome encodes:
- the LOC118476415 gene encoding uncharacterized protein, producing MAQAPFPMAELPQLAVVLPAPLSLVHGSGQGTISELPSMATPSPWQARLPQASVLGALAMDAQVLAPAAALREVEEEPCVPMTCGPKAMGPRGDDRAIDVVPPTRCSRWTTQGRMDITSGCSPSECHPTNTI